A window from [Limnothrix rosea] IAM M-220 encodes these proteins:
- the ccsB gene encoding c-type cytochrome biogenesis protein CcsB produces the protein MDLVALQSLLDNTSFLVLFITMLVYWGGAAFPSLTVLQKLGTIGVAIANLCMATLLGARWLEAGYFPLSNLYESLFFLAWGVTTMHLIAENMSRSRWVGTVTTPVAMGITAFAALSLPEEMQNSAPLVPALKSNWLMMHVSVMMISYSALLVGSLLAIAFLIVTRGQKIELRGSSVGNGSYRLRNNQPESEDPLTAIAFTKEQPSFDGNAAVLTQPSLENLAAAPSLSPQMLSLADTLDNISYRIIGLGFPLLTIGIISGGVWANEAWGSYWSWDPKETWALITWLVFAAYLHARITRGWQGRQPALLAAAGFVVVWICYLGVNILGKGLHSYGWFF, from the coding sequence ATGGATTTGGTTGCACTCCAAAGCCTTTTAGATAACACCTCATTTCTCGTCCTCTTTATTACCATGCTCGTTTATTGGGGTGGTGCTGCGTTTCCAAGCCTGACTGTGCTCCAAAAACTGGGCACTATCGGTGTGGCGATCGCCAACCTATGTATGGCGACTCTACTTGGCGCACGCTGGTTGGAAGCCGGATATTTCCCCCTCAGTAACCTCTACGAATCCCTCTTTTTTCTCGCGTGGGGCGTGACAACCATGCATCTCATTGCAGAAAATATGAGCCGTAGTCGTTGGGTTGGCACCGTGACCACCCCTGTCGCCATGGGCATTACCGCCTTTGCCGCCCTCTCCTTACCCGAAGAAATGCAAAATTCGGCTCCCCTCGTACCCGCCCTCAAATCTAATTGGTTGATGATGCACGTTAGCGTCATGATGATCAGCTATTCAGCTTTGTTAGTGGGATCTTTATTGGCGATCGCCTTTTTGATTGTGACAAGAGGCCAAAAAATCGAATTACGCGGCAGCTCCGTCGGCAACGGTTCCTATCGTCTCCGCAATAACCAACCAGAATCCGAAGACCCCTTAACAGCCATTGCTTTCACCAAAGAACAACCGAGTTTTGACGGGAATGCCGCGGTCCTAACCCAACCCTCCCTAGAAAATCTTGCCGCAGCACCCAGTCTTAGCCCACAAATGTTGAGTCTTGCCGACACTTTAGATAACATTAGTTACCGCATCATTGGTCTTGGATTTCCCCTGCTAACTATCGGCATTATTTCCGGGGGAGTCTGGGCAAATGAAGCATGGGGTTCTTACTGGAGCTGGGATCCCAAAGAAACTTGGGCATTGATTACATGGCTTGTTTTTGCCGCTTACCTCCATGCTCGTATTACCCGTGGCTGGCAAGGTAGACAACCCGCCCTCCTAGCCGCAGCCGGATTTGTCGTCGTGTGGATTTGCTATCTCGGCGTTAATATTCTTGGCAAAGGACTCCATTCCTACGGCTGGTTTTTCTAA
- a CDS encoding KGK domain-containing protein, with protein MSKNFQPLSSGEVLSVGNESQIVIGHSTFRVSEFTAALKQLMLENGVGGVTPETIDWLTAEGIDCDVLRFGSDGWVKGKVRLHLEFSEDSDAEVSPDPKTEAAIESFAPVAAATSVIAESAASEIDDLDLDFADDEFDFPEDSATPISSAETTVDAKDTFVQEDDESFDDLFAADELEETSEESGDTGLDDLFAEDALEETGATELGADDSIISSDEGDFDAAVGEFADLLGDADSESDSEAIAETEDHTALDAAVAPQADEDELNDLFGDDSLFDEDSSTETTIEDQEGVLAGLDTELESIGEDTADDSLDFDFGDGDLEADSSAELESVTDDSDDDLFGDAEDDLFADAEDSSPAETDTAAETLAAETLDELGLDADEDSDDLFADAEDLFGEDESSESANDADASLEELSFDDDDSDSILPEDDSSDDGAFADFGEFLTEESSEPDTDDGAELGLDNLFDEDDSDAEESLFDDPFEEAIAPEDTAAASDDDFLTDFEAAGDTEISQGDSANPENALESTFNSTFNEEENDFSFEQSDLDFDGSMDDEVANLLLDNEDEISDEDDLTAEELPPEIDFGSTEDLGEFIDVSIMKKKMASPASAIETESPADTAPQMESPFDLGDNSGVMDSGEEDISLGELFESNDDEDFDFDALDDGDDPLDAVTGDEEEVSADIWELE; from the coding sequence GTGAGCAAAAACTTTCAACCACTGAGCAGCGGCGAGGTTCTGTCCGTCGGGAACGAATCCCAGATTGTGATTGGACACAGTACCTTCCGAGTGAGTGAATTTACAGCAGCTTTAAAACAGCTCATGCTCGAAAATGGTGTTGGCGGTGTAACCCCCGAAACCATCGATTGGCTTACTGCTGAGGGTATTGACTGTGATGTTTTACGCTTCGGCTCCGATGGCTGGGTGAAAGGGAAAGTTCGTTTACATCTAGAGTTTTCGGAAGATTCTGATGCGGAGGTAAGTCCTGACCCAAAAACTGAGGCAGCTATCGAGTCCTTCGCTCCGGTAGCTGCCGCAACATCCGTAATCGCTGAATCTGCGGCGTCTGAAATTGACGATCTGGATTTAGATTTTGCTGATGATGAGTTTGATTTTCCTGAAGATTCTGCAACTCCCATATCTAGTGCTGAAACGACGGTTGATGCGAAGGACACTTTTGTTCAGGAAGATGACGAAAGTTTTGATGATTTATTTGCGGCAGATGAACTAGAGGAGACCTCAGAAGAATCTGGTGATACGGGCTTAGATGATTTATTTGCAGAGGACGCTTTAGAGGAAACTGGAGCGACAGAGCTTGGCGCGGATGATAGTATCATCAGCTCTGACGAAGGGGATTTTGATGCTGCCGTGGGTGAGTTTGCTGACTTACTGGGTGATGCTGACTCGGAATCTGACTCGGAGGCGATCGCCGAGACAGAAGACCATACCGCATTAGATGCCGCCGTTGCACCACAGGCCGACGAAGACGAACTTAATGATCTATTTGGTGACGACAGTCTATTTGACGAAGACAGTAGCACTGAAACAACGATAGAAGATCAAGAAGGAGTTCTAGCGGGTTTAGACACAGAACTAGAATCCATTGGCGAGGACACTGCCGACGATTCCCTTGATTTTGACTTTGGTGATGGTGATCTCGAAGCAGATTCTAGCGCTGAACTGGAGTCTGTCACTGACGATAGTGACGATGATTTGTTTGGTGATGCAGAGGATGATTTATTTGCGGATGCCGAAGATAGTTCTCCAGCCGAGACAGACACCGCAGCAGAAACTTTAGCAGCAGAAACTTTAGATGAACTAGGGCTTGATGCGGACGAAGATAGCGATGACCTATTCGCTGATGCTGAAGATCTCTTTGGAGAGGATGAATCTAGTGAAAGTGCCAACGATGCTGATGCGAGCCTTGAGGAGTTAAGCTTCGATGACGATGACTCAGACTCAATACTCCCAGAGGATGACAGTAGTGACGATGGAGCTTTTGCTGATTTTGGCGAGTTTTTGACCGAGGAATCCTCTGAACCTGATACCGATGATGGGGCAGAGCTTGGTTTAGATAATCTTTTTGACGAAGATGACTCAGACGCGGAAGAATCTCTGTTTGATGATCCCTTTGAGGAGGCGATCGCCCCAGAGGATACAGCAGCCGCTAGTGACGATGACTTCCTCACTGATTTTGAAGCGGCTGGAGATACCGAAATTTCCCAGGGTGATAGTGCTAACCCCGAAAATGCCTTGGAATCAACCTTTAACTCAACCTTTAACGAAGAAGAAAATGATTTTTCCTTCGAACAAAGTGACCTTGATTTCGATGGCTCTATGGATGATGAGGTCGCCAATTTATTGCTAGACAACGAAGACGAGATCAGTGACGAAGACGACTTAACAGCAGAAGAGTTGCCCCCTGAAATTGATTTCGGCTCAACGGAGGATCTCGGAGAGTTTATTGATGTTTCAATTATGAAGAAGAAAATGGCTTCGCCTGCTTCTGCCATTGAAACAGAGTCTCCCGCCGATACAGCTCCTCAAATGGAGTCCCCCTTTGATCTCGGCGATAATAGTGGTGTCATGGACAGTGGCGAGGAAGACATTAGTCTCGGTGAATTATTTGAAAGTAATGACGACGAGGATTTCGACTTTGATGCTTTAGATGATGGAGATGACCCTCTAGATGCCGTCACTGGCGACGAAGAAGAGGTGTCCGCCGATATTTGGGAGCTTGAATAG
- the tilS gene encoding tRNA lysidine(34) synthetase TilS, giving the protein MVAVSGGQDSLCLGQLLVDLSSRWQWQLAIAHCNHGWSGDAAIADHVRKIAQQWHRPFFSREATTPIKETEAAARQWRYQQLTAMALAKKFNSIATGHTLTDRAETLLFNLVRGSGLQGLGALTEQRCLADHVTLTRPLLTVSRTETAAFCQEFNLPIYEDIYNQNLHFSRNRLRHNVFPELKQINKKTEQHLAQTAAICQEENEYLEAIASDKLSQYLNKDQSLQRLPLRQLHPALQRRILWQYLALILSKTPTFQQVEESRQLIQAPNHSQTSSFFRAIRLAVQNELIIPIASNLQ; this is encoded by the coding sequence TTGGTCGCTGTTTCCGGTGGCCAAGATTCTCTTTGTCTGGGGCAACTACTCGTCGATCTCTCCTCACGTTGGCAGTGGCAGTTGGCGATCGCCCACTGTAATCACGGCTGGTCTGGAGACGCGGCGATCGCCGACCATGTTCGTAAAATCGCACAGCAATGGCACAGGCCTTTTTTTTCGCGCGAAGCCACAACCCCCATTAAAGAAACAGAAGCAGCAGCCCGGCAATGGCGTTATCAGCAATTAACAGCTATGGCGCTAGCAAAAAAATTCAACTCAATTGCCACAGGACATACCCTTACCGACCGTGCCGAAACCTTACTGTTTAATCTCGTGCGCGGCTCCGGTTTACAAGGCTTAGGCGCTTTAACAGAACAGCGATGTCTCGCAGATCACGTCACCCTTACCCGTCCTTTACTCACCGTGAGTCGCACCGAAACAGCCGCTTTTTGTCAGGAATTTAACCTACCTATTTACGAGGATATTTATAATCAAAATCTTCATTTTTCCCGTAATCGGCTACGTCACAATGTCTTTCCAGAATTAAAACAAATTAACAAAAAAACAGAACAACACCTCGCCCAAACAGCAGCAATTTGCCAAGAAGAAAATGAATATTTAGAGGCGATCGCCTCAGATAAACTAAGCCAATACTTAAACAAAGATCAATCATTACAAAGGCTTCCACTAAGGCAACTTCATCCGGCATTACAACGACGTATTCTTTGGCAATATCTGGCCTTAATACTGTCAAAAACACCCACATTTCAACAAGTTGAAGAATCACGACAACTCATTCAAGCCCCTAACCACAGCCAAACTTCAAGTTTTTTTCGAGCTATTAGATTAGCAGTACAAAATGAACTTATTATCCCTATCGCCTCTAATTTACAATAG